One window of the Rhipicephalus microplus isolate Deutch F79 chromosome 2, USDA_Rmic, whole genome shotgun sequence genome contains the following:
- the cyc gene encoding basic helix-loop-helix ARNT-like protein cyc isoform X2, which yields MDSRAHYSSEASAKRTLWTLSEMEDGEEEDAGAARSEAEDAKKQNHSEIEKRRRDKMNMYIGEMASLVPMCKAMSRKLDKLTVLRMAVQHIKTIRGSINSYTEGHYKPPWLSDEDVKNVVLQGADGFLFVVSCDRGRILFMSESVQQTLNYTQGDLLGQSWFDILHPKDIAKVKEQLSSSDMCPKERLIDAKTMLPLKGEFPQRQSRLCPGARRSFFCRMKCKTQATVKEEADTTTGGQRRRKSHSFDRRYSVIHCTGYLKSWAPAKLSLPEDAPADDSDGCNLSCLVAVGRVHGDLASSPATRTALDAEAVQFVSRHAADGKFLFIDKKATLILGYLPQELLGTACYEYYCQDDVLRLSECHKKVLQTNEVVCTQPYKFRVKEGSFVCLQTQWKAFKNPWTKELECLVAINTLIGSQEVVIVDSSNGQLDELLCGGSTVGSGQGMDVVMHSAVSSDHGRGVMTQSRCPMAAPLSSGASRVGAGKTGRHIPVHALGNQAKSKEACQSSSVTLLDASCLGGTTNQPSTSEEARKVFGSPSPSTVLTGPGDRNGEMQTDSPEPPPQSGHAAASFRSASPANQAMAESDLDLVNSFVSRDILTAGSQGNSEGNDEAAMAVIMSLLEADAGLGGPVDFSGMPWPLP from the exons ATGGACTCAAGAGCCCATTATTCAAGCGAGGCCAGCGCGAAGAGAACGTTGTGGACGTTGAG TGAAATGGAGGACGGAGAAGAGGAGGATGCCGGAGCTGCAAGGTCGGAGGCCGAGGATGCCAAGAA GCAGAACCACAGCGAGATCGAGAAGCGACGCCGGGACAAGATGAACATGTACATCGGCGAGATGGCCTCCCTGGTGCCCATGTGCAAGGCCATGTCCCGCAAGCTGGACAAGTTGACCGTACTCCGCATGGCCGTGCAGCACATCAAGACCATACGTG GTTCTATAAATTCGTACACGGAAGGGCACTACAAGCCCCCATGGTTGTCGGACGAGGACGTCAAAAACGTTGTTTTACAG GGTGCTGACGGTTTTCTGTTCGTTGTGAGCTGTGACCGCGGTCGAATCCTGTTTATGTCGGAGTCGGTGCAACAGACGCTCAACTACACACAG GGAGATCTCCTCGGACAAAGCTGGTTCGACATTTTGCACCCCAAGGACATCGCCAAAGTCAAAGAGCAACTTTCTTCGTCGGACATGTGTCCGAAGGAAAGACTCATCGATGCAAAGA CGATGCTCCCGCTGAAAGGGGAATTTCCGCAGCGGCAGAGCAGGCTGTGTCCCGGTGCCCGTCGCTCCTTCTTCTGTCGGATGAAATGCAAGACGCAGGCGACCGTCAAGGAGGAGGCCGACACCACGACGGGCGGCCAGCGTCGCCGCAAGTCACACAGCTTCGACCGCCGATACTCGGTCATCCACTGCACCGGCTACCTCAAGTCGTGGGCGCCCGCCAAGCTCAGTCTGCCCGAAGACGCCCCAGCGGACGACAGCGATGG GTGCAACCTGAGCTGCTTAGTGGCTGTGGGCAGGGTGCACGGAGATCTGGCCAGCAGCCCCGCGACAAGGACAGCACTCGATGCCGAAGCGGTACAGTTCGTCTCTAGGCACGCCGCCGACGGGAAGTTTCTTTTCATAGACAAGAA GGCAACATTGATCCTTGGTTACCTGCCGCAAGAACTGCTTGGCACAGCGTGCTATGAGTACTACTGCCAGGACGACGTCTTGAGGTTGTCCGAATGCCACAAGAAAG TTCTTCAAACGAACGAGGTGGTGTGCACGCAGCCATACAAGTTCCGCGTCAAGGAAGGTTCTTTCGTCTGCCTCCAAACTCAATGGAAGGCCTTCAAGAACCCGTGGACCAAGGAACTCGAGTGCCTCGTTGCCATCAACACGCTCATTGG ATCTCAAGAGGTGGTTATCGTGGACAGTTCGAACGGTCAGCTGGACGAACTACTGTGCGGAGGTTCGACCGTCGGCAGCGGCCAGGGCATGGACGTGGTGATGCACAGCGCCGTGTCCTCGGACCACGGGAGAGGAGTCATGACCCAATCGAGGTGTCCAATGGCGGCGCCTCTCTCAAGTGGTGCAAGTCGTGTAGGTGCCGGCAAAACTGGCCGCCACATTCCCGTGCACGCACTCGGCAACCAGGCAAA ATCGAAAGAAGCCTGCCAGAGTTCGAGTGTCACACTTCTAGATGCAAGCTGCCTTGGCGGGACTACAAACCAGCCATCCACGTCAGAG GAAGCAAGGAAAGTGTTCGGTAGTCCATCGCCCAGCACCGTCCTCACCGGGCCCGGTGACCGGAACGGCGAGATGCAGACCGATTCGCCCGAGCCACCGCCTCAGTCGGGTCACGCTGCTGCGTCGTTCAGGTCCGCGTCGCCAGCCAATCAGGCCATGGCAGAGTCCG
- the cyc gene encoding basic helix-loop-helix ARNT-like protein cyc isoform X1, translating to MPGTAECVQRRDYHLSGVATTARWPPEQRRVAVPPAASRWGLPSPRLVNSHTLRTEKSASPIRNSFQDWKLLQKALTFQSEMEDGEEEDAGAARSEAEDAKKQNHSEIEKRRRDKMNMYIGEMASLVPMCKAMSRKLDKLTVLRMAVQHIKTIRGSINSYTEGHYKPPWLSDEDVKNVVLQGADGFLFVVSCDRGRILFMSESVQQTLNYTQGDLLGQSWFDILHPKDIAKVKEQLSSSDMCPKERLIDAKTMLPLKGEFPQRQSRLCPGARRSFFCRMKCKTQATVKEEADTTTGGQRRRKSHSFDRRYSVIHCTGYLKSWAPAKLSLPEDAPADDSDGCNLSCLVAVGRVHGDLASSPATRTALDAEAVQFVSRHAADGKFLFIDKKATLILGYLPQELLGTACYEYYCQDDVLRLSECHKKVLQTNEVVCTQPYKFRVKEGSFVCLQTQWKAFKNPWTKELECLVAINTLIGSQEVVIVDSSNGQLDELLCGGSTVGSGQGMDVVMHSAVSSDHGRGVMTQSRCPMAAPLSSGASRVGAGKTGRHIPVHALGNQAKSKEACQSSSVTLLDASCLGGTTNQPSTSEEARKVFGSPSPSTVLTGPGDRNGEMQTDSPEPPPQSGHAAASFRSASPANQAMAESDLDLVNSFVSRDILTAGSQGNSEGNDEAAMAVIMSLLEADAGLGGPVDFSGMPWPLP from the exons ATGCCCGGGACAGCCGAGTGCGTCCAGCGACGGGACTACCACCTGAGCGGCGTGGCCACCACTGCTCGCTGGCCACCCGAGCAACGTCGGGTTGCCGTGCCACCGGCGGCATCAAGGTGGGGACTACCTAGCCCCCGCCTCGTAAACAGCCACACGTTACGGACAGAAAAGTCCGCATCGCCAATCCGGAACAGCTTCCAAGACTGGAAACTGCTGCAAAAAGCGCTTACGTTTCAAAG TGAAATGGAGGACGGAGAAGAGGAGGATGCCGGAGCTGCAAGGTCGGAGGCCGAGGATGCCAAGAA GCAGAACCACAGCGAGATCGAGAAGCGACGCCGGGACAAGATGAACATGTACATCGGCGAGATGGCCTCCCTGGTGCCCATGTGCAAGGCCATGTCCCGCAAGCTGGACAAGTTGACCGTACTCCGCATGGCCGTGCAGCACATCAAGACCATACGTG GTTCTATAAATTCGTACACGGAAGGGCACTACAAGCCCCCATGGTTGTCGGACGAGGACGTCAAAAACGTTGTTTTACAG GGTGCTGACGGTTTTCTGTTCGTTGTGAGCTGTGACCGCGGTCGAATCCTGTTTATGTCGGAGTCGGTGCAACAGACGCTCAACTACACACAG GGAGATCTCCTCGGACAAAGCTGGTTCGACATTTTGCACCCCAAGGACATCGCCAAAGTCAAAGAGCAACTTTCTTCGTCGGACATGTGTCCGAAGGAAAGACTCATCGATGCAAAGA CGATGCTCCCGCTGAAAGGGGAATTTCCGCAGCGGCAGAGCAGGCTGTGTCCCGGTGCCCGTCGCTCCTTCTTCTGTCGGATGAAATGCAAGACGCAGGCGACCGTCAAGGAGGAGGCCGACACCACGACGGGCGGCCAGCGTCGCCGCAAGTCACACAGCTTCGACCGCCGATACTCGGTCATCCACTGCACCGGCTACCTCAAGTCGTGGGCGCCCGCCAAGCTCAGTCTGCCCGAAGACGCCCCAGCGGACGACAGCGATGG GTGCAACCTGAGCTGCTTAGTGGCTGTGGGCAGGGTGCACGGAGATCTGGCCAGCAGCCCCGCGACAAGGACAGCACTCGATGCCGAAGCGGTACAGTTCGTCTCTAGGCACGCCGCCGACGGGAAGTTTCTTTTCATAGACAAGAA GGCAACATTGATCCTTGGTTACCTGCCGCAAGAACTGCTTGGCACAGCGTGCTATGAGTACTACTGCCAGGACGACGTCTTGAGGTTGTCCGAATGCCACAAGAAAG TTCTTCAAACGAACGAGGTGGTGTGCACGCAGCCATACAAGTTCCGCGTCAAGGAAGGTTCTTTCGTCTGCCTCCAAACTCAATGGAAGGCCTTCAAGAACCCGTGGACCAAGGAACTCGAGTGCCTCGTTGCCATCAACACGCTCATTGG ATCTCAAGAGGTGGTTATCGTGGACAGTTCGAACGGTCAGCTGGACGAACTACTGTGCGGAGGTTCGACCGTCGGCAGCGGCCAGGGCATGGACGTGGTGATGCACAGCGCCGTGTCCTCGGACCACGGGAGAGGAGTCATGACCCAATCGAGGTGTCCAATGGCGGCGCCTCTCTCAAGTGGTGCAAGTCGTGTAGGTGCCGGCAAAACTGGCCGCCACATTCCCGTGCACGCACTCGGCAACCAGGCAAA ATCGAAAGAAGCCTGCCAGAGTTCGAGTGTCACACTTCTAGATGCAAGCTGCCTTGGCGGGACTACAAACCAGCCATCCACGTCAGAG GAAGCAAGGAAAGTGTTCGGTAGTCCATCGCCCAGCACCGTCCTCACCGGGCCCGGTGACCGGAACGGCGAGATGCAGACCGATTCGCCCGAGCCACCGCCTCAGTCGGGTCACGCTGCTGCGTCGTTCAGGTCCGCGTCGCCAGCCAATCAGGCCATGGCAGAGTCCG